The Candidatus Nanopelagicales bacterium DNA window TCGCGGGTCAGGTAGCCGGCCTTCTTCAAGGACGGGCGATGCGCTTCCTCGTCGATCTCGTTGAGGCAGCGGGCAATGCCGAGGCGCAGAGCACCGGCCTGGCCACTGGTTCCACCACCACTGAGGTTCGCGACGACGTCGTAGGTCGCGTCAGCGTCGACGGCCCGGAAGGGCTCGTTGACGAGTTGCTGATGAACCTTGTTCGGGAAGTAGTCCTGCAGGGACTTGCCATTGAGGATCCACTCGCCGGAGCCCGGCTTGATGCGGACTCGCGCAACGGCCTCCTTGCGGCGACCGGTGGCAGCAGCCGGCGCAGTGCGCGCGGGTCGGCCAGTCTCGGCAGTCTTAGCAGGGGCCGACTCGGAGGTGTAGGTCTGAGTCTCGCTTGCGACGTCAACGTCAGTCACGGCCAGCGATTCCTTTCGGTGTTAGTGAGGTCGATGCCCGGAGGCGATACTTATTTCGCCTTGGCGCGGGCGACGGCTGGCTGGGCAACCTGGGTGATGTCGAACGGAACGGGCTGTTGCGCCGCGTGAGGAT harbors:
- the rpsI gene encoding 30S ribosomal protein S9; this encodes MTDVDVASETQTYTSESAPAKTAETGRPARTAPAAATGRRKEAVARVRIKPGSGEWILNGKSLQDYFPNKVHQQLVNEPFRAVDADATYDVVANLSGGGTSGQAGALRLGIARCLNEIDEEAHRPSLKKAGYLTRDPRAKERKKYGLKKARKAPQYSKR